Genomic segment of Psychrobacter sanguinis:
AATTGACTTACCGCCACAATCATATAACGGTCTAAGTCATAGGCTCTGCCATAATTGACCTCATCCCAGTGCATGGAGTCTTTCAAGGCTTGCATCGCGACATGGCACTTATCGATATCATAAGCTTTTGCGTAAATCTGCAATTTAACCTCACGACCCTCAATAGTGGTATAGCTGTCTTCCAATACCGCTAAATCGGCGAAAACACAAGCGAATAGGTAGCTTGGCTTTTTGCTCACGTCATGCCACACCGCATAGTGACGGCTGCTGTCCCCTGCCACTTCACCTGATTCGATTAAATCTCCGTTGGCCAATAAGGTAGGAAATTTCTTATCTGCTTCCAAGCGAGTGGTAAATACCGACAATACGTCAGGACGATCTGGATAATAAGTTATCTTGCGAAAGCCTTCTGGCTCACATTGAGTAACGAACATAACGTCATCGCCTTCTCCAGCGATATATAACCCTTCAAGCTCGGTATTTTTCTGTGGTTGATGATGTACGCTAATCTTTACGATTGCCTCATCGGGTGCATTTGAGATGACCAGCTTTTCTTTATCAAGCTGATAGTCTCCCTCTTGCAGCGTTTTATCATTAACACTGATTGTTGTTAAGGTCATGTTTTGACCTAACAACACCAAGTCACCTGGGTGCTGTCGTTTCATCATCAATACGCTATCGACAGTGGCATGATCTTCAAATAATTTAATATCAAGATCCACCTTGTCTACAGAGTAGCTTGGTGGGGTATAATCTTTTAAATAAATTTTTTGTATGTCATTGTTATTATCAGTATTCTCAGTAGTTGCCTCGACTGCTTCAGGATTATGGGCTGGCGCGTCTGGCGTCAGACTATCGACAATCATTGCATCGTCTTTGGCATCAGTATTGGTTAAATCTGTCATATTATTTCTCTTTATTAACTAATTATCGTTAAGTAGCTATCATTAGATGACCGTCATTCATTTCATCGTGAGTGGTCTTTATTAGGCGGTGTTTACTAAGTGGCTATTATTGGGTAAACAGTATTGAGTAGTCAGCAAGATATTTATGGTCTCTGAGCCTTATATTTACGCAGTATTATTTATTGCTGATTGATGCTAATTTTTATAATACTGTTTTTAGAATACTAAGTCCTATATTGTAACATTCTGCCTTTTTTAAACCTATGTTTGGCAAAATATGTTATCAATATGCCTCATTAATTATCGTACTTTTATTAAGCATAAACTATGTCATTAACTACCTCACCCACTTTATTAAAGTTAGACCTGATTTGCGCCCATATTATTGAAGTGGTTGATCACCTTTATAGTGACGCTATCAAAGAAACTGAAAGAAATAATGACAGCATTAAACCTGTGGCCATGTCTATATTACTGGTCAGTGATTCTGAAATTCAGGCTTATCTCTTAAATTATTGTGCAGATAAAGGGCAACAAGTCGAGCTGACTTCACTGTCTATTTCTGAGTTTCTAGGCACTGGCTTCAACAAGCGTTATAGCTTAGGCTGCTTTATTGATGCTACAAATTCTACTTTAAATGCGTCTGATTTAGATACGGTTAGCAATACACAACTTAATCAACAAAGTTATCAAAATATTGCCATTAGATTGCGTGATCTATTTGCTGAACAAAGTCTACTATTAACTACGACACCGACTGCTCAGCTTAATTTTAGTAGCTTAGGCTATACAACATTGCCTCTTAACACCGATGACAACACTGCCGATTTAATCATTTGGCAGTTCAATCTATACGACTATAAGCAGCGTCCCAATTGGTTAAATGCCAAATACTGGGCCAATCCTGAAAATTTCGACAAATATCGTTGGTAACTTATTTTATGTTCCTCTTTATATTTAGCTAATTACTATAATTTTAAAGTCACCGTAATTTGAAGGTGTCAGTATTCTAGATTCCTTTTATTGATTAAGTTTTTAGTGTAAAAACTGATGTCAAAGACAATAATGGTAGTCAATAATCAAGCAGTGATTTGACCTCCTCCCCTCGCTAAACCGAGGGGATTCCTACCGCTAGACGGTCAAGCCCGACCGCGAGGATGTTCTTAGCAGCATTGATATCTCTATCATGCCATGTGCCACACTCAGCACAAGCCCATCCTCTTATTCGCAAGCCTGCTCTACCTTTCGGACTACTGTCACTTATTTTAAGGCAGTACGAGCAGGTCTGGGTAGTGTAACTCTCATTTACGATCTCAAGCTGACAACCTGCATACTTGCATTTATATTCCAGTTGTCGTTTAAGTTCAAACCATCCTGCATCATATGTCGATTTAGCCAGATTGGTTTTTTTAGTTGTAAATGAGCATGATTTCACATCACCAACTACAATTAAGGCATTATCCTTAACTAATTGGGTGGTGAACTTATGAATTAAGTCTAATCTTGTGTTTTTGATTTTGGCGTGGATTGCTTTAACACGATTTTTATTGCTAGCACGTTGAGCGACAGCAAGCTTTTTAGCCCATCTTTGAGTCTTCTTAATAGTGAGTTTATCACCCATTGAGGTAGTAGCAGACTCTTTTAAGCCCAAATCAATACCAACGCTGCCCTTACCACTTACCTGCTTAGGAAAGTCTTTAACGGTAATACACGCATACCAACGATTACGACTATCTTGTACTATCTCTAAGGTGTTAATTTGATATAGGCTTAGGTTGTAGCTATCGAATACATCGATGATGAGCTTTTGACCTTTAGATAAGGATAGCTGTATGGTTGATTTAAGTGCCTTCTTAGTAAGCATCCGACCAACCCCCTATTGCGGTGGCACCCAGCGATGAGGTAACAACTCATCCAGACCCTCTTGAGTAGGCAGGCGTCTTAGCACGTCTGTCAAATAAGCAGACACATCCAAACCATTTAAGCGAGCTGACTGAATGATTGACATAATATTCGCAGCCCGCTGCCCACTTCGCAGCGAACCGGCAAACAACCAGTTTTTACGCCCAAGTGCCCACGGACGCATCTGATTCTCCGCCCAATTATTATCAATCGGCAGCCTGCCATCATCTAGATACTGAGTCAGCGCCTGCCAACGTTTCAGGCAATAATCCATCGCCTTACTAATACTGGCATTTTTAGTGGTTAACTGCCTTTTTTCTTGTAACCATTGGTGCAGCTTATCGGCAATCGGTTTGGCTTTTTCTTGCCTGATTTGCCGAACTATTTGGGGATCTCTTGGCATTGGGGGTGTATTTTTTTCAAATCGCTCGTCAATCTCACGTTCAACAGCATACAACTGCCTAAATAACGTTAATGCCTCAATGCTCACGATACTTTGGCCAGTGATATGCAGTTCATGAAACTTACGCCGTGCATGGGCCAGACAACCGATTTCTGTCACACCTTGATGAAATAAGAACTTATACCCGCTGTAATCATCGCAAACCAGCTTACCGCGCCACTTATCTAAAAAGGCTTTAGGATGCTCATTACGACGGCTTTCAGCAAAGTCATAGACCACCGCTTTTAAGGAGCTGTGCTGTGGCGTAAGATACGCCCAGACATAGCCTTTTTTTAATGATTTACCACCTACCTTTACATGGTTCTTCATGATAGATACCGGGGTTTCATCGGCATGTAAGATAGGCTCAGACAGTAATAGTTCATGCAAGCGACTGACTAAAGGCTCAAGGGCAACGCCGCAGCGTCCTACCCAGTCTGCCATAGTAGCATCGGGGATATTTACCCCACTTCGCTGATAGATAATATTCTGCCGATATAACGGCTGATGGTCTGCATATTTGCTAATAAGGATGTGTGCAAGCAGCTCTGGGGTGGCGATGCTTTTGTTAATAATCTGCTTGGGGGTAGCCGCTTGATGAATGATGTCACACTCACGGCATACCCATTTAGGGTAGATGTGACGCTCAATATAAAACTGCTTAGGGATAATGCCAAGTTTGTCTTGTTTATCCTCCCCAATTCGCTTCATTTGACAGCCGCAGTCACAGACGGTGGTAAGTGGTTCATGAACCCAGGTTTTCACCTCAAGGTTGTCAGGAATCACTGTGTATTTGGCACGCTTTGTTTTTCTAGGCTGATCAGTGGCTGAAGCTGGCAGCTCATCTGTGTTCTCTTTGCCGGCTTTAAGCTCACCCTCATTAATGAGGGTTTCTGCCTCAGTACGATCAATCGCAGGCAGCTTGGCAAGCTCATCTTGGCTTAAGCCGCTAAGGTAGTCATCTCGGATTTGTTCAAGCTGCGCTAAGTCCTCTTGCGCGGCCTCATAGTTTAAGTGGGTTTGTCTGGCAGTGATGCCTTCGCTTTTTTGTCCATAGAGCCGGTGAATAAGCTGCTTTTGTTTTTCGATGAGTTCAAGCACTTGTTCATATAGCTTGTGGTTTTCCTCAACCACTTGGTTAAAAAGCTGCTGTAGTTGATCGTGACTTGTGTTCGTTTGAACAAGCTGTTGCTGCAGGTGCTCATTACGCTGTTCAAGCAGGTGGATTTTCACCAGAAGCTCGGCGTAAATGGGGTCTTTTGATAAGTCGGATAAGTTAGCAACAGTCATGGCGATATGTTGCCAGAGTTTTATTTGCCTGTCATCTGCTATTTATAGGATGGGGGTTAATTTATCTTTGCCCATGTTACGCCAAGGCAGTCCACTGATTAAGGCGTTAAATTGTTCACGGTTGATGCTGATACCAGTCTGAGTGGTGGTGAGCGGCTTGGTTAAGCCATGAAATTTATTGTCATCGAGCTGACGGCTACAAAGCCATACGCCAAGCCCATCATGAATGAATACTTTTAGGCGTGTGCCTGCTTTGTTGTAAAACAGGTAGGCACAGTGAGGGCGAATGCTTTGGTGCTCGGTGAGGATGTAGGCCATTAGTTTGCCACTACCACATCGCATGTCCATAGGCGTGGTGGATAGCCAGATGTGAGTGATGGGTATCATTGCAGCCCTCGTAGTAGGTCAATCAAGCTTTGAGTGTCTATTTGGCTAATGTTGAGGTTTATCGTCCCAGATGCTCGAGCTGTGATTTGCAGTTTGATGTTCTTTATGACGGATGCTGAGCGTAGATGCGCACCTTCAGGCTCAAGATGGATTGGGATAAAGTGCGGGTTTGGATCATGAGACCTGTTTATAGCACCAGGTAATGTGTCAGCTTGAGCATGTGCCCGCTGATACTGGCGTTTCCAGTTATGTAGAAGGTTTTGGTTAATGCCATGCTCTCGGGCAATGCTGGCAATTGATCGACCTGAGTCTGTCGCTTCTTTTACTAAAAGCGCTTTAAACTCAGCGCTGTAAGTTCTTCGTTTGGGTTTATTAGGGGGTTGTGTTGTCATGTTAGTGTCCACGATTATTTGTTCATGGACACTATCTCGCATTTTTTAATAGAAAAAAAGATGGGATGGTCGGATGCTTACCCTTCTTACCTGTCTGCCTTGTTTGCAAATACTTGATAGCAGATTTCTTAAAGGGGATCCATCCCAATGATTTACGCTTGGCATCAGGTCTATTAGTACGCCAGTTAAGTTTCGCTTTTTTAAACTGCTTGCGAGATTTAGCATGAGTCTCGTTAATGGCTTGTAAGGTTTGGCTGTGTAGACCTAAATACTCACCGCTACCTTTGGTGTATTGGCTTAAATCATAGGCTGAAAAGTACTTACCTGTGCGTCTTAAATGCTCAAAGCTTAATGCATTAACATAGTTCCACGCATAGTTAACACTCCCAGCTAGTTTGTTTAGCTGGTTTGCATGTTTGTCTTTGATGCGTAGTTTGAGTGTTTTCATATGCTTAGTATGGCCAGGTTAATTTTAACTTACAACCCTTTAACGACTTCTGACGACAGTGTGTGTCGCCGTAAAACCACCCCCTGAAGTGGGTGGTTTACGGCGAATGGTGATAAAATGCTTGTTTAATTTTTCAAATTTTGTCATTATCTCGATATGAATTTACAGTAAGACTACTTACATAAAGTAACATCTGCTTTTAAATGTGGTATATTTACCATCAAAGTATCTAGCCATTAATGTAGTGTTGGTTATCGAGCGATATACAACAACATAAGTAACCGCATAAGCTCGCAACACTTTTTAGAAATCTGAGGATCTAATATGTATTCATCATTAAAAATTTCGGCAATTACCCTAGTTTCTGCAGCGCTTTTAAGTACAGTGGGTTGTGCCACTAAGCCTAAAAACTCTGAGTTTGTGGTAGCTCCTATGGCTGTACCTGGTAATGCAGCTTACCAAACAGGTCCTTTGGTGAATAATTCAGCAGAAGTACAAGCCGCTGCTCAAAATGTGCGTAGCATTGTTCGCTTCCCATTTGATAGCAGTGAGATTGAAGCTGAAGCAGCTAGCATTTTGAATGATCAAGTGGCTTTTTTAGCCAGCCACCCAGATGCTAGAGTATTAGTAGCTGGTCATACTGATGAACGCGGTAGCCGTGAATACAACCATGCATTAGGTGAGCGCCGTGCACAAGCAGTTAGAAACTATTTGGCTAGCCAAGGTGTGACTGATGCTCGAGTTGAAACTATCAGCTATGGTGAAGACCGTCCGGTTGCCGCTGGTACTGATGAAGCCTCTCACACTCAAAACCGTCGTGCAGAATTATCTTATTAATCTATTTATGTTAAGAAATACCTTGTTAAGATAAACCGAATTTAAACACATAAATTAATAAAGTAAATTTGAAATGACCGTTTAAAGACCTAGCTTAGGCTGTAATGCCAGTCAGTTAAGGCAAAAACTCCCTAAAAGTAATAAAATAGCCCATCTAATAAGTAGATGGGCTATTTTACTATAAGACTACAAGACGCTATTAATGAGACGCATAAAAGGATCCCAGACACCCTAGAACAATTTAGTGAATTAATAGACCCTGAGTGGATACAGCAGGCTTTAGAATATACGGGCAAAGCGAGCATTAGAAGACGTAAGCTACCTGCCGAACACGTTGTTTGGATAGTCATCGGCACAGCTTTATATCGAAACCGTTCCATCTGGTATATCACAGAGCAAATGCGGCTTAATATAGACTCCCAGGCCTGTGTGCCCAGCGCTGGGGTACAAGCAAGACAACGCCTCGGGCATGAGCCTCTAAAGCAGCTATTTCATCAACTAAGTACTCACTACCAAACAGAATCACGAGCCCAGCAGCAAGACTTCATGGGACTTAGCGTCCAAGCTGTAGACGGCGTCGTATACTCACTCCCATACACTGATGAGAACCTTCAGCACTTTAGCTCAAGCAAAGGCAGAACTAAAGAGGCGCCCTATCCCCAAATGCGTTCGGTATGTCTGATCAATACTGACACGCATGAGATCATTGACACAACCCTTGCAGATATGGGTCAAGGAGAGATCACCTTAGCCCGTCAGCTAAATGTTCAAGACAACAGCATTACGCTCTTTGATAGAGCCTATTTCTCAGCAGACCTACTGATTAGTTGGCAACAAGCCCATCCAAACAGCCACTGGCTCATGCGGGCTAAAGATAATCTGCGTTACACTGTGATTGAAACCTTTAGTGAAGGGGACTACTTAATACAAATGCCCGTCTCTCCCCAAGCTCAAAAGAAAAATCAAAACCTACCTGCTACTTGGCAAGCTCGATTAATTGAGTGTCGTTATGAGGGTAAGACAAGACGATACATCACCTCTTTAATAGATGATAAACGATTTACTAAGGATAAAGTGGCACAGTTTTACTTGCAGCGCTGGGAGATCGAGATGGCTTTTAGGGAAATTAAGTCTGATTTACAGCAGGGGCTGTTGTTAAGAAGTAAGCTGCCACAGCTTGTGTTACAAGAGTTCTGGGGGCTTATGATTGCTTATAATCTGATAAGACGTTTGATGCGATATATGGCTCTTAGAGCTAAGGTTAGCCCTCTACGAATCAGCTTTCATATGGCGTCTATTACGATTGTCGATCTGTTACGGTTTGCACCTTTACAGGCTGCAGGACTCTTCCCTAAGTTGTTAGATGCACTTTTAGAGGAAGGAAAATTGTTTGTTATTCCTGAACGCAGAAAGCGATCTTGCCCGAGGGTGGTTAAGGGCAAACCACAGAAATATCCAAAAAAAATACCAGTCAGCCTTAACTGACTGGCATTACAGCTTAGGCTGGGTCTTTTGCATTTAAGAGTTAGTATTATTGTGGATATCACTATGAGTAATATAATATTAAAAGACGTACACTATTTCAGCTTTGATGATAAAGGTAATGATTTACCCCTATCTTCACCGCTCATTACTACTTGGATCGCTGTCGCCACCTTAGAGTATGGAGACAATGATGGTAGAGATCTGGCTAAACCTTTAAGCACTATACCGGTTAGTAACCAACTTCAGAAATATGCCGTAAGAAAGCTACTTTACCAATTGGCATTTAAACGGTTTGAAGCAGCTGGCTTCCAGTATGTTGATGATTATAGAGAAATCTATAGTGAAAACAATAAAGCTACTGAACCTTATGATTTATTAAGTCAACAACATCTAGCCCTTATTGATACCAATTTCCCTTATCGCTTACTGCCTTTTAATTATTACGTTTGCTTTAGTCATTCAAGTAATCAAGTCACTTGCGCTATTAATAAATACTGCCCTATTGGCATTGATACCGAAATAAATACTATATCACTACAGGTAGCACAACGTTTTTACAGTAGTAAAGAAATTCAATGGTTACAGCAGCTAAGCCCCGATCAGCGATCAGAGGCCATAAGCGTATTATGGATGTTAAAAGAAACTTTAATAAAGAAAACCATGGCAAATGAAGCCAAATTATTGTCTGGGCTTAAAAAAAATATGCTGCTTGCTGCAAAGGACCTATTGCCTTCATATCAAAATAAAAAGCGCAGCTCTTTTAATACCATTAGGACTGTTTCCTCTCAAACTATAAGCAAACCTTCAAAGAATACCATTTATGTTTATCTACCTAAATATAATTTAATTGCTATGTGGTAAAGCAATCTTTACTACAAAATGAATTAAGTGTAATCCTATCTTTATTAGTTACTATTTCTTAGTAAAATCAAATTATTCTTAATTAAAATAGATAAATAGCTGAGTAAGCCATAGGTCAAAGATAACAAAAAATTTCTAGCACAAAAAAGCACCCCCGAAGGAGTAATGCCAGTCAGTTAAGGCAAAAACTCAATAAAAGTAATAAAATAGCCCATCTAATAAGTAGATGGGCTATTTTACTATAAGACTACAAGACGCTATTAATGAGACGCATAAAAGGATCCCAGACACCCTAGAACAATTTAGTGAATTAATAGACCCTGAGTGGATACAGCAAGCTTTAGAGTATACCGGCAAAGCGAGCATTAGAAGACGTAAGCTACCTGCCGAACACGTTGTTTGGATAGTCATCGGCACAGCTTTATATCGAAACCGTTCAATTTGGTATATCACAGAGCAGATGCGGCTTAATATAGACTCACAGGCCTGCGTACCCAGCCAGCGCTGTGGTAAAAGCAAGACAACGCCTCGGGCATGAGCCTCTAAAGCAGCTATTTCATGCTCACTACCAAACAGAATCACGAGCCCAGCAGCAAGACTTCATGGGACTTAGCGTCCAAGCTGTAGACGGTGTCGTATACTCACTCCCATACACTGATGAGAACCTTCAGCACTTTAGCTCAAGCAAAGGCAGAACTAAAGAGGCGCCCTATCCCCAAATGCGTTCGGTATGTCTGATCAATACTGACACGCATGAGATCATTCACACAACCCTTGGAGATATGGGTCAGATCACCTTAGCCCGTCAGCTAAATATTCAAGACAATAGCATTACGCTCTTTGATAGAGCCTATTTCTCAGCAGACCTACTGATTAGTTGGCAACAAGCCTATCCAAACAGTCACTGGCTCATGCGGGCTAAAGATAATCTGCGTTACACTGTGATTGAAACCTTCAGCGAAGGGGACTACTTAATACAAATGCCCGTCTCTTTTCAGGCTCAAAAGAAAAATCCAAACCTACCCGATACTTGGCAAGCTCGATTAATTGAGTGTCGTTATGAGGGTAAGACAAGACGATACATCACCTCTTTAATAGATGATAAACGCTTTACTAAGGATAAAGTGGCACAGTTTTACTTGCAGCGCTGGGAGATTGAGATGGCGTCTCGAGAGATTAAGTCTGATTTATAGCAGGGGCTGTTGCTAAGAAGTAAGCTGCCACAGCTTGTGTTACAAGAGTTCTGGGGGCTTATGATTGCTTATAATCTAATAAGACGTTTGATGCGATATATGGCAATTAGAGCTAACGTTAGCCCTCTACGAATTAGCTTTCATATGCCGTCTATTACGATTGTTGATCTGTTACGGTTTGCTCCTTTACAGGCTGCAGGACTCTTTCCTAAGTTGTTAGATGCACTATTAGAGGAAGGAAAGTTGTTTGTTATTCCTGAACGCAGAAAGCGATCTTGCCCAAGGGTGGTTAAGGGGAAACCACCGAAATATCCAAAAAAAATACCAGTCAGCCTTAACTGACTGGCATTACCCCGAAGGAGTGCTTTTTTACAATCTTGGCTTAACCAATAAAATAATTAGAAGCGGTAAGTTAAACCAGCTTTAACGATTGGGTACCAAACATCATTATCTTCGATGTCTTTACGAGCTTCTTCTTTGAATTTCTCAGTAGCATCAACGCCATTTACAGTTACATTTTTCGCATCAATGTTGGCATCCATTTTGCCCATATAGGCTGCACCGATTTCACCAAATAGACCCCATTTCTGATCAATATTTGGATGATAACCGATAGTTAAGTAAGGAGCTAGTGTGTTTCTGTTTTCTACTTTAGCATCAACATAACCACCTGCTTGTGCATTAGCTACAGTATATTTAGTGCCATTAATCTTAATGTCAGCACCATTTGCATTATCGGTAGTTAGACGAGCTTTAAGCTCGTTATCTGGAACGATAATACCAGTACCAACAGTGAAGTTAGTTGCCCATGGACGTAAGTTAACACCAAGGTATGGGTTGCTGAAGTCAGCGTCATATTTCATGTCGCCTTGGAAGTTACCGTAACCATCACCTAGTGCTTTACCCCAGTTGATCCAAGAATCGCTAGCATCTAAATCTTTAGTACCGTCGTCGCTGAAACCGTTCCAACCAGCAGTTAGTTCAGTAGTATCGTTTAAGCCCCAAGCAATGTTAGCACCATAACCTAAAGTACCAATCTCAGCACTTACTGCAGCTGGGTGAACAACTGTGTCAAAGATAGTTCTAGTAGTACCAACAACAGCACCAGTAGTGTTAGCGATAACGCCAGCATTTTGGTCATATTGGTAAGCAACTGGTTGAGCATCAACAACAACTACTTGGTTAGCTGGTTGAACGTCTGTTACTACTACTGCTGGTTGTGTTTCATATACAACAGCTTGGTTAGCAGCCATAGCAGCTACTGATGAACCTAATACTGCAGTAGCAACTGCGGTTAATTTAAAAAGTTTCATAACATCTCCAAAATATATAACTTAATGAACCATGATTAAGTGTCTAATAAACAAAAGAGCAATTCAAGCAATCTATCATAGTCATGTACGCAATCTCTCTGCGATACACGAGCTTATAAAAAGGTAGCTCGAATTGCTCATCCATGAGACACCCTATTGAGGTTTCCCGTATCCATATGTGTATTAAACACTTTTTTACAATTAATGTCATCCCCTAAAAGTAACCTTTTAATAGAGATTCTGTAATTTTTACTTACAATTTGTAAGTTGGGTTGCATTATACCCTATCATCAGGTTTAAAACCTAATAATTTAATTACAAATATAAGTATTGGTCCAAACTGAAAAACTGAACACACCAGATGACATCAGTAGCTGCATCTATTACAATAGGCAC
This window contains:
- the tnpC gene encoding IS66 family transposase; this encodes MTVANLSDLSKDPIYAELLVKIHLLEQRNEHLQQQLVQTNTSHDQLQQLFNQVVEENHKLYEQVLELIEKQKQLIHRLYGQKSEGITARQTHLNYEAAQEDLAQLEQIRDDYLSGLSQDELAKLPAIDRTEAETLINEGELKAGKENTDELPASATDQPRKTKRAKYTVIPDNLEVKTWVHEPLTTVCDCGCQMKRIGEDKQDKLGIIPKQFYIERHIYPKWVCRECDIIHQAATPKQIINKSIATPELLAHILISKYADHQPLYRQNIIYQRSGVNIPDATMADWVGRCGVALEPLVSRLHELLLSEPILHADETPVSIMKNHVKVGGKSLKKGYVWAYLTPQHSSLKAVVYDFAESRRNEHPKAFLDKWRGKLVCDDYSGYKFLFHQGVTEIGCLAHARRKFHELHITGQSIVSIEALTLFRQLYAVEREIDERFEKNTPPMPRDPQIVRQIRQEKAKPIADKLHQWLQEKRQLTTKNASISKAMDYCLKRWQALTQYLDDGRLPIDNNWAENQMRPWALGRKNWLFAGSLRSGQRAANIMSIIQSARLNGLDVSAYLTDVLRRLPTQEGLDELLPHRWVPPQ
- a CDS encoding 4'-phosphopantetheinyl transferase family protein translates to MSNIILKDVHYFSFDDKGNDLPLSSPLITTWIAVATLEYGDNDGRDLAKPLSTIPVSNQLQKYAVRKLLYQLAFKRFEAAGFQYVDDYREIYSENNKATEPYDLLSQQHLALIDTNFPYRLLPFNYYVCFSHSSNQVTCAINKYCPIGIDTEINTISLQVAQRFYSSKEIQWLQQLSPDQRSEAISVLWMLKETLIKKTMANEAKLLSGLKKNMLLAAKDLLPSYQNKKRSSFNTIRTVSSQTISKPSKNTIYVYLPKYNLIAMW
- a CDS encoding transposase domain-containing protein translates to MGYFTIRLQDAINETHKRIPDTLEQFSELIDPEWIQQALEYTGKASIRRRKLPAEHVVWIVIGTALYRNRSIWYITEQMRLNIDSQACVPSQRCGKSKTTPRA
- the tnpA gene encoding IS66-like element accessory protein TnpA, whose product is MTTQPPNKPKRRTYSAEFKALLVKEATDSGRSIASIAREHGINQNLLHNWKRQYQRAHAQADTLPGAINRSHDPNPHFIPIHLEPEGAHLRSASVIKNIKLQITARASGTINLNISQIDTQSLIDLLRGLQ
- a CDS encoding IS4 family transposase, whose translation is MGYFTIRLQDAINETHKRIPDTLEQFSELIDPEWIQQALEYTGKASIRRRKLPAEHVVWIVIGTALYRNRSIWYITEQMRLNIDSQACVPSAGVQARQRLGHEPLKQLFHQLSTHYQTESRAQQQDFMGLSVQAVDGVVYSLPYTDENLQHFSSSKGRTKEAPYPQMRSVCLINTDTHEIIDTTLADMGQGEITLARQLNVQDNSITLFDRAYFSADLLISWQQAHPNSHWLMRAKDNLRYTVIETFSEGDYLIQMPVSPQAQKKNQNLPATWQARLIECRYEGKTRRYITSLIDDKRFTKDKVAQFYLQRWEIEMAFREIKSDLQQGLLLRSKLPQLVLQEFWGLMIAYNLIRRLMRYMALRAKVSPLRISFHMASITIVDLLRFAPLQAAGLFPKLLDALLEEGKLFVIPERRKRSCPRVVKGKPQKYPKKIPVSLN
- the pal gene encoding peptidoglycan-associated lipoprotein Pal: MYSSLKISAITLVSAALLSTVGCATKPKNSEFVVAPMAVPGNAAYQTGPLVNNSAEVQAAAQNVRSIVRFPFDSSEIEAEAASILNDQVAFLASHPDARVLVAGHTDERGSREYNHALGERRAQAVRNYLASQGVTDARVETISYGEDRPVAAGTDEASHTQNRRAELSY
- a CDS encoding DUF6231 family protein, whose protein sequence is MSLTTSPTLLKLDLICAHIIEVVDHLYSDAIKETERNNDSIKPVAMSILLVSDSEIQAYLLNYCADKGQQVELTSLSISEFLGTGFNKRYSLGCFIDATNSTLNASDLDTVSNTQLNQQSYQNIAIRLRDLFAEQSLLLTTTPTAQLNFSSLGYTTLPLNTDDNTADLIIWQFNLYDYKQRPNWLNAKYWANPENFDKYRW
- a CDS encoding IS4 family transposase produces the protein MVKARQRLGHEPLKQLFHAHYQTESRAQQQDFMGLSVQAVDGVVYSLPYTDENLQHFSSSKGRTKEAPYPQMRSVCLINTDTHEIIHTTLGDMGQITLARQLNIQDNSITLFDRAYFSADLLISWQQAYPNSHWLMRAKDNLRYTVIETFSEGDYLIQMPVSFQAQKKNPNLPDTWQARLIECRYEGKTRRYITSLIDDKRFTKDKVAQFYLQRWEIEMASREIKSDL
- the tnpB gene encoding IS66 family insertion sequence element accessory protein TnpB (TnpB, as the term is used for proteins encoded by IS66 family insertion elements, is considered an accessory protein, since TnpC, encoded by a neighboring gene, is a DDE family transposase.); this translates as MIPITHIWLSTTPMDMRCGSGKLMAYILTEHQSIRPHCAYLFYNKAGTRLKVFIHDGLGVWLCSRQLDDNKFHGLTKPLTTTQTGISINREQFNALISGLPWRNMGKDKLTPIL